The sequence below is a genomic window from Pongo abelii isolate AG06213 chromosome 15, NHGRI_mPonAbe1-v2.0_pri, whole genome shotgun sequence.
agaatCAGATCACTGGGGATTCTTAGTAGTAGCATCGCCGTTGGGAGCTGCTGGCCCAGCGGGTGTGCTCTGCGCCCCGCGCCGCCCCTCTGGGTCCCGGCTCCGTGGCTACTGGGAGGAGGCCTTGGTGGCCAGGGAGGCCACGCAGTGCTGCTGGAAGCTGGGCGACACGCCGGCGTTGCAGCCGAGTCTCTGGTGCGGCAGCTTGGCGGTGCCACCCGCGtcggcctcagccttccagggcGCGTCCTGGCCCATCATACTGCCGCAGCAGCCGGGGCTGGCGCTGCATGTCCGCTCGCCCGCCAGGCCACCCGCCGGCTCGGCCAGAAGCTTGCTGTGCCTCAGCGGGGCCACGTCCCCTGTGGCTGCCGTGGCTGTGCTCTGGCCCTGCAGGACAGTGGCGATGTGGTTCAGGAGGTCTGTGAAGAACTCGCTCACACCCTCGTAgcctgggggtgggagagagagacagcacaAAGGGCGTGAACCAGGGGTACGCATCAtgcagggaggagaggaggaggaggaggaggaagaggaggcagaacTGATGGGCTCCCGGGATGAGGCAAGGCGTGCTGTCAGCGTCCCATTTACAGAGAAAACGTGAGGCTCAGCAGATAAGGGGGGCTGAGGGGAGTCAAAAAGCTTGGACGCCCAACGAGGTGCATGCTCTTCGACCTTCAGCTGTTGCCAGGGTGTGAGAAGCTGCAGAACCTGAGCTGAGGATGAAATTTGCTTGTCCCTGTTCCTCTCAGGCACAGCTCCACTgtctcacccacccacccacttgcATGGTAACAGCCAGTACATGTGCAGGGGATGTTGGCGTGGCTGGAGGTAGCAGCACCAAAGCCAGCTCCACACACTTGCAGTAATAAATACCCCTCCTCTCTGTGAGGCCCAACTGAGTCTGGCCTCAGGCTGAGTCCTGGAGACAGCTTCCaccctgagcctcagcttccctgtCTGCAAACTGAGAAGAGAACGCCTACCGCccaggtggaggctgctgtggcACTACTGAGAGAGGCTGGGATGTGAGTGGTGTCTGCTTCACAAAGCAGCTGCCGCCCCAACTGAGTCTGCTTCCTTCTCACCACAAAATACCTGCAGGGAGGCCCCCTGTGTCCCATTCTCCGAGGATCACAGCCAAGGGACAGAAACGCTGGGCATCACTAGCAACACCCAGGCCTGAGATAAGCTCCACGGCGCAGCATCACATGCTCCCCTTAACAGAGGGGAATAGAACAGAAACCGAGGTACCTGCCTGGGGCAAGTGCTTCCTAACACAGTTGCGAACATCGGCAGAGCCCTCGGGAGCCACCAAGCAGGTTTCGGATCTCAAGGGAGGATTCTGCTGGCTCCCAGCAAACTGCTCCAAAAGAGACTCACACAGGGCAAGCGCCCCCCCTGCCTGAGCCGACTTGGAGGGGTGGGAGTTTTCAAAAACCCTGGGCTGTCCTCTGGGACAACATTTCCAACCATCAGCCCCACCGGGGTGGGAATGAAGGTTCAGACGGGGGCACCCTGTGCCACCTCTTACAGTACCCAGAGGCCTAGAAGATGAGACTGCTGAATCTGCCCATGCtcttatttattcagcaaacaacTGCTGTGGTTTGAGGAAGCCCAAGTCTGAGAGGGGATGCAGGGGTGCCCGtggtagaaataaagatggcTATTCTGGCTGGCAAGCAGCACCTCCTGAGCTGGCACTGTGCGAGCATCCCGCAACATCCTCTTGCCTGATCTTCATAATgctgtccccattttatagatgaggaggcGGGACCATTCACCACCACGGGGAGGGCAGTGATGACGTCCATGGCATTCACAGCACTCGGGAAGTGGCAGCCACTGGGCTGTGGGCGCCACGgtcctcagctcactgcatccctgcAGCccgttttacaggtgaggacacAGGTTCAGGGCGGCTCCTAAGAGGCAGAGTGGGATCTGAAGGACGCCCTTGGTCCTGTGTGTGCCTTGAATACCACATGGTGCCAGGTCCCCCGCAATAGGACCCGGGGTGTCCGTCAGCCCTGGGCTAGGGCTGGAGGGCAGGGTAGGTGTCCCGGGCATGGGCATGGCTGTTGGGTGCCTAGGGAGAGATGCGGCGGAGGAGCTCCACCATCAGGTCAGCACCAGGGAACAGGGAGCCGTTCCCCAGCAACCTCCTCCGTCATCCCCAGACAAGGCCCAGCGGCCCAGGCAGGGAGGCCGCTTTCTGTGGTGGTGCAGAGACGGCTGCCTCCGTGGAGGCCTGAGGATAAACAGGAGCTCGGGGAGCGGACTGAGGCATGAACCCACAGGGCACGGTGCCAGCTCCACACCAGCACTGTGCAAAAGCCATCTCCTCTGTCTACAGGGTGGGAAACTGGTTCCCACTGCAGTGAACATTGAGACTGAAATGTTAGGTGGCTTGTGCCATCACAGACTGTAAAGGCAGAGGCAAGATTCGAACCCATGGCTGGCGCTGAGAGGTGGAAAGGCTGGGGCTGACGGTCTGAGCCCCATCCAGCTCCACCTCGTGACTTTGGACAAGCCACTCAACCCCCAGCCTCACATTCTTATCAGCAACATAGAGATCCCAGTGGCCCTCTGCACGTCGCCTCTTGAGGATGAAGTGAGGCATCGGGGCAGGCCTGGCTCACAGTGTCATCAGCACATGCGGCTGTTGTGGTTATTGCTCCAGAGCCAGTGTGCTGGCCCCTCTAGGCCTCTCCCACCCACGTGCTGCTGGACACCCATGGCCCAAGGTGCCTCCTGTGGGGTGCAGGAGAACAGGCCTGCCACTCTGCTTGGCCCCAAAAGGGTGCTCTATGGTAAGGTGGGCATACTGAGCTATCTCCCGGGGAACCAGCTCTGCCCTGCCAGAGCCCTGGGCCTCTCCTCAGTACCAGGCTCCCTCACCAGTCTCCACCATAGTCCCACCCCATCTGGGTGGCCCTTCTCTTGGCTTCTCTGGAAGAACCCTCCCTGTCCACACTGGCTCACAGTGTCCCACAATGGCTCACAGGGCCATCCCTTGTCTGCACCcacagatcaagaccatccacACATTTTGTGTTGGGAGGCACTGGCCTTGCTCAGGTGCAAAGCTTCCCACCCTCTCCTGTCTCCTCCCTCCTTCTAGAACTTCTAAAAGGCCTCCCTGTGCCCCCCTGGCCCTACAGCCACTGACGTTGTCCCCTTTTCATTCTGCCACTCAAAACATGCTCCATGGTTTAGATCCCACGCTTCCTTATCCTGAATGTCCCTTGCATTATCCTGAATGTCCCTTGCATTATCCTGAATGTCCCTTGCGCCCTGGTTCCCTCACACCTGCACAGCAAAACCCCATGAAACCCCAGCTCCAGCTAAACCCGTGGTTTCCTccccactgcacccagactcAATGGAGAAAAACATGATCGTCCCACGGGTCTGCCCTTCAGTTCACAAGCACAGATCTTATGGTGGCTGCTCCCCGACTCCCAGGGTGAGCTCCAACGTCCTCAGCTCACCACACGTGGCTCCCCTGACTCTGTCCTCCACCCTTCCTGCCCCACAGCTGCACCTGCTGTAGCCACAGGGCTCCACAGTGCCTCTCCTGGGACCTGCCCCTGTGCTCCAGTGTCACCACCTCACAGAGGAGCCCCCCGACCGCCCACTCTGTCCTCCGCCTCCTCCAGGCAGGGGTGAGCTCTCCCCAGGCAGGGCGTGGCAGTGGAGCTCACGCTGCATCAGCATCTGGACTAGCTGGGACACACAGCAGCCCTGGGCGACAGCAGCCCTGGGTAAACACCCACTGAATGACAGGAGCCAGCACACTCCTCTGAGCCTCGGCTTCCTTGCTGTGGCCTGTGCTGCTGACTGCCTGCACATGCTCTCAGACGAGCGGAGGTGACACACACAGAAAGTGCCCAGCCAGTGCGTGGGGCCAAGGTCCTGCCTCACCCCCACAATAAACACCCCCGAGTCCCCACCTGCCAGGCACAGTCTCTGAAGGCAGAAAGCATTTCCTGAATGTTTTTGCACCTCAGCAGCTAGCAAAGCTGGCTTCACCTCCACAGCAGGTGCTTTACAAGGGTCAGGATGGAGAAAGGAACGGGGGACCCCCATCTGGGGAATGGCGGGCACCAAGGCATCAAGCGCGGCTCTGTCTCTGAGCTGCTGCGGGAGGTGAACAAGCCACTGAGCCCCGGTGTCCCCGGGGCGAGGCACGCAGCCTGGTGACTGCGTGCTGTGATGTCACACCATCGTTCCTCATGCCCTGTGCTGGGGCTCTGCTCCTGCGGTCCCCATAGGGCCCCTCACTGAGAGCTGAGGGGCACATGGCAGAGCCTGGCTCAATGCCAGTGGGTTCCTAGGGCCCAGCTGGCAGCAGGGAACAGACCCCATAGCCCAGGGCTCCTCCCCAGGCCTGTGCCCGGTGCTGCAGTTCAGGGTGGTGGAGGCAATGTGAGCCTGGGAGTCTCTGGCCTGCCACCAATGTGCTGTGGGGCCTGAACAGCTTCCTCCTCTctagggcctcagtttcccaacatGTAAACTGCAGGGGGCTGTAATCCCTTCAAGGTCCTTCCTGCTCCTTAAATCGAggagggcctgggggaggggctgATCCACCAATGACGCAGGTGGAGAGAGGAGGTGAGGGACATGTGTGCtgaggccactgtgcctggcgttCCCCAGGTGGACATgcagctctccctccctcctcgcACACCCCGTAAGCCCATCACGCGGGTGAGGCTGAGGCTTCTTGGGGCTGCACCTCCCCGGACCCCGTGGTGAGGGAGAAAGCTGGCTTTCCGGCCTCGGTCACCCCGCCTCGCCTGCCTGGTCACCTGAGGACAGTCTCTGGAGGACAGTCTCTGGAGGCCTGGCCGCCACTCACCTGGGAAGGCATTGATGTCAATGACGGCGTGCTGCCCTGTCTGGTTGTTGATGATGATGTCGATGCCGAAGAGTGACACGCCCAGTGCCTGCCGTAGGGCCCGGGAGAGCTCCCGGATGACCTCGTCGCTCGGCCGCTCGAACACGCCCTCGATCTTGTCCAGCTGCCGACATACACGAGGAAGTCAGGCCATGGGCCGAGGAGCTGCGATGCCGCACCACGCAGAGAGACCCCCACAGCAGCTGCCACGAGGCCCTGGCATGCTTCGGGCCAGGAAGCCAGACAGACCTACAGTGGTGAGCACGGGGCGGCCGCTGGCCAGGTCCTGCCCTCTGAGGGCCGCCAGGCACCAGGTGTGTGAGGCTCATTACCTCCTGTGGGTTCATCACAGCCTGGAAGGCCAGTGCCAGCACTGCACATTACACACAGGGAAACCGGAGCTCAGAGAGGGTCGGGGCtggtccaaagtcacacagctcaaAAGCACAGGGCACAATTTGGGCCCATATTTTTTAGCCTCTAAAACCAAAGCCTTTTAACAGGGAAGAAGGAGATGGAGAGTGTGTCAGGGACCCGAGAAGACATTATGGTGCAGAGCACCGAAGCCAGAACTTGAAGGCAGGAGGATGTGGGCCCCTGGGAGGGGTGGGAGAACGAGAGAGGCCCCAGGGAGGACACAGGGGAGGCAAAGGTGCAGAGGCCAGCAGCTGCAGGACATGGCTAGGAGCAGCTGGGGCGCAGAGCTGGGCAGAAGTGAGGAGTTCTGATCAGACCCCCACTTGCCCGCCATCACAGAGACCCCCAAGGAGGTGAAGGCAAGGGTCCTGAGGCCCAGCAGGCCAGTCCTCCTTCCCAGGGCCCTGGGGCCCAGCAGGCCAGTCCTCCTTCCCAAGAAATGCTGTTTCCAAATGAACTCACACCCCAAACAATGCGGGCTCCCCAGAGAGGCTGCTCTGCTgctcctgcctgcctcctgggGTCCAAGCTCAGCTTTCCTCAAAGCTTCCATGTGCTGGTCAGGCCACCCTGCTCTGTTCTCCCTCCCAGCCCAGCACTCCCCTCTGCCACTCACGTCCTGTGCCTGTCGCAGCTGGCCTGGGACAGGCACACACTGTCATGGGCTCAGCCTGCCCCCAGCCAGGGCCTCCAAGGAAGTGGGGCACTGCACTGGGAAGGATTCTGGCGTCAGAGAGACGTGGGTTCCAAACCTGACAGTGAACTCCTAGCTCTGTGGACTTAGGAAACAGTACTTGGCCTCTCTGTCTCAGGTttgctcttctgtaaaaggaGGCAACAGGCCTCCATCTCAGACTTATGTTGATAAGGTGGGGACAGTATGTGCCCGGCTGGGAGGAGATTCATCTGAATTCTAGGGCAGGAACTGCATCCCGTCTCCTCTAAATCAGCCAAGGGAGGGCTCAcactaggtgctcaataaatactgaagTTTTGGGGGTTGTGGGCTAGGGGCCAAAGGGGAAGGGAGTGGCTGATCCATGAAAGACAAAAGTGAAGCTGGGTTCAAAAGCTGGACATGGAATAACCATCTGATCTGGCAGTTCTGCTCCGGGGCACACACCCCAGAGCTGAGAACGTGTACTCAAACGGATGCTGTCCACCCACGCTCACCGTGGTGTTATTCATACCCCAGCGTGCATCCACAGATGAACGGCTACAAAAACTGGTCTATCTATACGACGGAATActgtacagccataaaaaggaatgaacttctGACATATGCCACAATGCGGAGGAACCCTGAACGCATCATGCCGAGTGCAGGAACCCAGACACAAAGGCTcatatattgtgtgattccatttctatggAATATCCAGGACAGGTAACGCTACAGAGACAGCAACCAGCTCAGTGGCTGCCAGTAACATGAGGTGGGCGCCGCCCACGCTCCGAGGGACCCACGCCCGGGCGCCGCCCACGCTCTGAGGGACCCACGCCCGGGCGCCGCCCACGCTCTGAGGGACCCACGCCCTGGTGTCACCCACGCTCTGAGGCCTACACCAGTGCATCTCCCACCCCGGCTTTGCCAGACACGCAGGGCCCCCCTGCTCACAACCTCAAGGCCTTGGTGTCTTATCTGGAAGAAATACTTTCTAGGAGGCAGGAGTGGCCTGGCTGTAAGAGACACTCTTCCCttagcacttttctttttttttttttcttttgagacagggccttgctctgttgcccaggctacagtgcaatagcaagatcacaactcactgcagcctcgaccttccaggctcaaatgatcctcccacctcagcctcccgagtagctgaaactacaggcaagcaacactacgcccggctaatttttgtattttgttttggtgGGGATTAAAGGTCTTACCacgtttcctaggctggtctcaaactcctgggctcaagcgatctgcccgccttggcctcccaaagtgttgagattaaaggcatgagccaccgcgcccagccacttaGCTTTTCTGAGCCTCCTGGGTCACTCTTGCAAGTGGGGGCCAGAGGCTAAGCCTAGTGGGCTCAGAGAGGCAACGCGACTCGCCTTAGCTTGGGCTGGACCCCAGGCAGTCCCGtcagagtctgtgctcttaactAATACTCTAGACTGAATTTCGAAAAGCAAAAGGTGTGTGGGGCCCTGCAAGTTAGGTGGGGCTAGGCCCATCCTCAGGGGCATCCCACCAGGAAGAGAGGGGGTGCTTTAAGGCCAGAGGAGGGCTTCCTGCACCAGACtcccagggaggccaaggcaggactgGAGGAGCCCCAtgtgggcaggggcaggtggaTGAGCAGCGAGCTTGTTTCCGCACCTGGGAACAGAGCTGGCTGTCAGGCCAGCCTGCGGGCGTCCAGGAGGGGCTGATGTCCCAGTGGAAAAGGTGGTGCTGACCGCAtttcccttttctatttttgGAAGTCGTCAGTCCTGGCAGATTCCTGACTAGCAGCCATGCACTGAGGGAAGGAGGAGGTGACTGCAGACCTCAGAGGTGAAGGGAAGGGCCCTGCAGTGTCTCTAGGCCAACCCcttcccgttttacagatgaggagattgaGGCTGAGGTCAACAAGTCAGAATCCAAGACAGTGACTTCTGGATGGGTCCCTCTGCCATCATGGCTGCTGGCCCTGCCCCTGAGAGGACACTCAGTCTGCAAATTCCAACTCCCCTCCATCACATGGGCTGCCGAGGCCCCCAGAGCAAAGCCATGCAGGGAAGAAGCCCCGGGATTCTGAAGCTTAGAAGAAAGCCATCTCTTGCACAGAACATCTTATAATATTCTCAGCCAGGCACTGAGGCTCTGTTTAAATCTGTTCCCAAAGCCTGACATGTTCCCAGGGGACATGTGTCAACATCCTGAGGGATGGTGATGTTCCCTCCAGGTCCTGCCCACGCCTGTGCTCTGTCTAATCCTCGGCACACTGCTGGCTACTCAGAGGACCCTGACacaaaagacagacagacaggccaTCTGGGTTCTGGGGCAGCCCCCCAAGGGACGCGAGCACTTCCATTGGAGTGGAGGCTGGCTCGTGGGAGAGGCCAGCCCAGGACAAGGAGGAGGACACCAGCAAAGCCCCCCAAAAGAGCAGGACACACGCATCCTCAGAACAGCGGGCTCCCTGGCAGAGGGCTCTGAGTTTAGGGAAGTGGCCACTGGCTCTCTGGACTTCGGGGAAACAGCAGAGGGTAGCCTTTCCTAAATTCTTTGGGGTCAGGTGCTCAGGAATCACTGGTGAGGTCAGAAGTCCTAAATTCCTGGAAGATCcaactttggagtcagacagatctgGGGTCAAACCCCAGCCTTGCACCGTGTGAACAGCCTTGTGAACGTGAAAAGGTCACTGAGCCTCTCTGATGCCATGAAACCTGACTGCGACCTGCACTGCAGGCCACAGCGACACTCACTGAACGGCCAGGATGCCTGTTACCCATAGTGCTGGGGGCAGGGGTGACACTCCTGTCAGCCTCAGGACCACTGCAGGACAAAGGACTGAGATGGTGCTGCCTTCacagcctttttaaaaatcaggaacaaggcagATGAGGGAGCAGTTCTTTCAATTCCTCACGCTGGGAGAAGGGTCAGCGCACCTTCTGTGTGggcagcttgcagtgagtggtCTGTCCCTGCAAGCCCAGTGTGCCCTTCACCTCTCCCTGTGCTGGGCCGGGCTGCAATGGCTGCTAGCATGAAGGCTCGAAGCAAGCAGAGGAACAGGGGTCTCTGGAACCTCCCGGGACCCCTGGCACGGAGGCAAAGGTCCTTCCCACCCTACCCTGCTGGAGAGCTCGGCCAAGGACCCCATGGCCACAGCAGCCCACACCTAGGCCCAGGAGAGGGCAGTTTCAGGCCAGACCACCCCAGCGGAGGGACCTACCTCCGTCAGGACCGATGACGACTCCGGCTTTGACACGTTGTGGCTGTTGAAGAAGATGGACTCACGGTCTGAAAAAGCAACAGGAGGGAGCCGGCGTTAGAACCTCAATGCAGGGGCCACACTGCCGCCACCCGACACCAGGGGGCAGCACCACCCCAGGCACACAACACGCGGCCCCGGGCTCTGCGCAGCCTTAGGCTCCAGCGAGCTGGGCACCAGCCCTGGACACGGACGTGTGCCCCATCAGGGCCTCCGGTTCACCTTCTCCTCCCACATAAAAGTGACTGATGTAATGAGCCGACCTCTGCTACCGTCCCACAGCATCACATCTGGTTTTCCCTGAGGCCCTGTTCCCAAAGTGCCCTGTCACTATACAGGGAACTGGGGGAAAAGGGCTGGGTGGGACAGCTAAACACCTGAATATCACGGTCAGAGAGGGCCCACGGTAAAGCAGTCTCTTGGTGTTATTTAGGCCAGTGCTCCCAGCCCACTCCCCAGCCCACGGGACTCTCTTTTGGGGAACATGCTAGAGACGTAGGGACAGGCTGGCACCGGCACGTGAGCACTTAAAATACAAAGGGTTCTGGTGGTTCTTAGcgacttagggaaaaaaaataggaaatcagAGAACGTAGGCTTCCACAGGATCCATCCAAGAAAGCATACAGCACAATCTCTCTTTGGCACTGGAAGCTGGCACAGAGTCTGAAATACCCTCACCCCACATGTCTGGCTCCCGCCTGCCTCCCACAACACCCGGCCCGTACAGGCCCAGTGGGGACCCGCAGAGGCAGACCAATCCAAAGAATACTGAAAGCGCAAGTAGATCCCACAGTAGAAATGTCTTTGGGGAGAAAGCCAAAGTCACTTGGGGGAAATGTCAGGTCAGTTGGTCAGAAACACGCTCGTAGGCTCTGGGGAAGCATTGGCACACGAATGCAAGaattgcagaaccatgagcctcAGGCCAAGTTCTGGAAAAGGCTGTCTGTCACCATCCCACGACTTCCCCCAAGGCTGGCACGGGACCGTCCTGGGCCGCCACTCCTAGCAGCCCCTCCTTGAGTCCTTGCAGGGTGAGGCATTGTGGCTCCCACCCCCAGGATGCAATGCACACCCCTGGCACCCAGGCACCTATGTGCGAGGACAGGAGGGCACTGGCTGAGGGCCGCTGCGTGCCAGGGGCCATGCCAATGGGGCACCTGCTCTGGCTGCCAACGACCCCATCAGCTCCAGGACTCTACAGCGCCGCAACAATCACGCATGAGGGAGTGATTCGGGTGGAAGCCAAGCAGGCAGGCGCTGAGATGTACCTGGCGTCCTTCCCGCTAGCGGAGCACAGAGGCCTCTGGCCGCCCTGGTGTGCCCGACCGTCCTCCTGCCGCTCTGACCAGAGCCAGTCCAGATGGGGGACACGAAAAATGGtcctggggaggagctggggaaaATAAACACCCCGCAGGACATGTGTCATGTGGCCCCCAGGATCTCTACTCCCAAGGCACCGACAGCCAAGAAGAGGGAGTCTGTGGGGATGGCATAAGCCCCATGGGCTTGCGGCTGGAGCAGCTCGAGCAGCTGGGAGGGGAATGCTGCCCACCTTCTCATCCTGTAGCCCAGCCTGGCTCAGCCCCCTGAGCTCAGGGCACCGTCCCACCTATTTCCCTGTAGATCCTGAATAGCACTTGCCGCGTGGCGGAGAAGGCCCAGGGAGAGGAAGGGCCAGCAAGCGCAGGTAGACACAGCAAAGAtcagggaggctgggaagtctgcaGGAGCTGCAAGGAGAACACGTGGGTGCTGAGTGGGTGCCAGGAAGGGCCACAGCTGGGTTCTCAGAGGGGCCGGCCAGTGTCTGCTCACCTGGACAGATCACGCAACCCAACAGCTTCTCCTGGTAGGAAGGGCTGGAGTCCAGAACATTTCAAAACGGGCTCTTTTCTCCTCCTGgctaattctgtttttctttttatttttttgagacagagtctcactctgtcgcccaggctggagtgctgtggcccaatcttggttcactgcaacctccgcctcctatgttcaagcgattatcctgcctcagcctcctgagtagctgggattacaggcacccgccaccacgactggctaattttttttgtattttcagtagagacggggttttgccatgttggtcaggctggtcttgaactcctgacgtcaggtgatctgcccgcctcagcctcccaaagtgctggggatataggcatgagccactgcacctggcccttctgGCTAATTCTGACCTGAGAGCTCTGGCCAGAAGACCATTTGGCAGGGCAGTGAGAGATGGTCTGGGCTCAGTTCCTCTCTACGTGCGGTCTGAGCAGGGGTCGGAAGGAGTGGGAGCAGCCTCCCAAGGCTGCCAGTCGCCCAAGAGACGATGGAAAGCTGAGGCAAGTGAGAAGGCATCAGGGAGAGAGACCTGGTGGCCAGCTCCAAGACTGTCGGTTCCTCTAACACACCAGACCAGGGCGTTGCTCCCAGCATGTAGCCACAAGCCCTCACTCACGAGAGCACCCTGGATTTTGGGTGCCCTGTGCAGTCTATTCCTGGACTAGCCCAACAGCACGGTGCAGAACTACCACCAACGTTCTACAGGGAGGGAGAGCAATGAAAGGAagaatgtgtgtgttttcttctcaacttatggatttaaaaattaagtttaaaagaagaataaatgatAAGATTAGCCCCCAAACATCCCAGCAACTCAGCAGTACAGCCATGAGCTGGGCCACACTGCTTTTAGCCTTATTTGCttcatctcctctctctctctcgggaGGCGAAGGGGATGGGGAGAATGTGTCCTAATGCTACAGATGGTGATCCAAGTCATCTTCCAGTTGCCATGAGTATCATCTCTGCAGAGGGACCACCTGAGCTGCCCTTTCCAAGTGGCTCCCCTCACCCAGTGGTATCCCAGGACACATTCTCTTCCCCTCAGAACCCCTCATCTCAAGCCACAGTTGACCCTTTTATTATTTCCCTCCTTGTGTTCAGTTTCTCCCACCAGAATACAAGCTCATGAGGGCAGGAAGCTGGGTGCCTGTCTAGTCCCTGACTGGATCTCCAGCAGCTCACGCAAGGCTGGGCACATGGTAGGTTTGATAAATGCTATATCACTGACTATTAAGAGGCTCTGGAGTGGAGCTCAGCAGACTATAGATTGTAAGCCCGGCCACCTGCacttgtaaataaagtttcattggaaCACAGCCGTGCCACTCATTTACATATCTAcagctgcttttgcactacaacGGCAGCATTAAATAATTGGGATGGAGCTGGAAATGTTTATAATTTGGCCTTTTGCAAAAAAAAGTTTGCTGCCTCTCGCTCTACATGGTGAGAGGTACCCCTCATACATGCCTAAGAGAAACAAGGCTCAAGCTGGAGAGAATAATGGAGGGAACCTGCATAAAGCTGGGAGCCTGCGCCACATCCTCAGGATAaagatgagcaagaaataaacccaCTCTATAGAAAGGGAGAGCAAAGGAACCCGCTCATCTCTACCCTGGcacagggtggagggagggaaacaATCTCTCTGTGAATGCGAACCACGGGCAGAGAACACAAAATGTTCCTGGTGAATGGCACAAGCCACAACCTGacttcagctccagccacagcCTCTGCACAGATGCCACTGGCTATAAGGCACACTTGATTTGAGATGTCAACACGTAAAAAACAAAAGTGCAGCTGACAGGCAAAGGAGACTGGCAGTTGTCGAGTGAAGACTCATGTCCTTGTCTCTATCCCAGGTCCAGAAAAATCCCACTCAAGGAGCCCCCATCCCTGCGTGGCCATGGGAAGCTGGGGGACCCGTCATTGGGCAAAGGAAATTGGAAAGCTGGGGTTGGGGGCCGGAAAGAGGCCAGAGTCCCAAACCCCCTTTCCAACTGGTCCAGCTTAAAGGGCTGCTGTTGCATTACGCTTCTTATCCAGAAAGAGAACATACACGTAGAAACCAGAGGACTGACGTTTGCTCCCTGGCACAGTGCCCTAGAGATGGGGACACAGAATCAGCTTTGGGGATGGAGAGACACACTAACAGTTATTTAGTTCACATGaacagaataaaca
It includes:
- the ITPK1 gene encoding inositol-tetrakisphosphate 1-kinase isoform X3 codes for the protein MEDDRICSPPFMELTSLCGDDAMQLLEKNGLAFPFICKTRVAHGTNSHEMAIVFNQEGLNAIQPPCVVQNFINHNAVLYKVFVVGESYTVVQRPSLKNFSAGTSDRESIFFNSHNVSKPESSSVLTELDKIEGVFERPSDEVIRELSRALRQALGVSLFGIDIIINNQTGQHAVIDINAFPGYEGVSEFFTDLLNHIATVLQGQSTATAATGDVAPLRHSKLLAEPAGGLAGERTCSASPGCCGSMMGQDAPWKAEADAGGTAKLPHQRLGCNAGVSPSFQQHCVASLATKASSQ